The window ATCATCGCATTATTTACTGATGGCTGATTGCAATCCATCAGTCGCTCAGCGACTCGCGACTAATAACCAAGTAACCTATCGACTATCACTGAGGTGTACATGTAGTATAACCTTCCTTTCTAAGCGACTCGCGGCTAATAACCAGTAACCTATCAACTATGACCGAGGTGTATATAGTATAACCTTCCTCTCTCTGCCACGGCAAAATTGATATGCACCAGAATGGGCTATAAGATTGCACCATTGAGGCTTGCTCAAGGAAGCCCTTGTAGCTCAGGGGTTAGAGTATGGCCTTCGTAGTTAATACGAGGTCAGGTTAGGGTCCATGGTTCAAATCCATGCTGGGGCAGATCTTTTTGCTTTTACTTTCATTTGCTCCTTTATTTTTGTTAATTTTTTGGGCTGCTTGGAGAGGCGGTTTTGGCCGCTGAGCTTGTTTTTTTCCACGAGCGAGTTTTCCTCATTGGATCTTCGGTTCTTTTTATTTTTGTCTTTCAACGGAACTCACTTCGAACTTCCTTTTGTGCTTCTTCCACCCCAAAAGGCGCCTGTCCTCTTCTACTTGTCCACTCCTTCGTATACTCCTTAATCTACAGAAACACTAATAATCAAAATGGGTAACGTGAGTCTATTACTAGGCGGCTGCTTGCCACCCGGCGCTTTACTTTACGTTCTCAAATAAACTGGTTTGGTTTTATGCTGATGTCTCTCATACTCACAGGGTGCTAAGGCTCAAGCCAAGAGAGACAGGAATACTAAGGCAGCTGCAGGAAAGGGTGACCAGTCCCAGTTGAAGTCTAACGCCGTGAGTCTTTCGACCTGCAAATACACTGACGTGCCACGATTATGATGGGAGGCGTACTCGTTGATGCGGAAAGAAATGAGGtggggagagggaagatgACGGTTTAGAAAGCAATGGCGACTAATAGAGAATTGCAGGCTGCGATGACCATCCAATGTGTGACTTGCAAGGCCGTCTTCCAAGGCACCTCTAAGCAACTTGTGTAAGTCATTGCATCTGTTTACCCCGACAATAAACTCATGTTACCCTCTCCTTCTAGTCTTCAGCAACATGTTGATTCCAAACATCCTAAGTCTGACATTAAGACATGCTTCCCCACTTTCGCTGCTGCTTAGATAACGAACGCACGTTCATTAGTTTAGTCACAGAGGATGAATATGGCGTATAGCATCCTATATTTTCGTTGTTTTATCCAGGTCGGCGAGCCTGTCGAATTATTTGTGGTATTACTGGGATGCATATGTTGAATCATTCTGGTTTGCTTGAGTTGCGTTTAAGAGCTCCCCCAACCACGGATGCGACGAGGAAAACCCATCCACGCCCTTTTCAGAACTTCGTGTGCTTTCCTCGGCTATGATGGAAATCGTACATAGATCGCGTCAAGGTTTGAGATGGCATAGTATTTGTGACCAAACGATAACATGCATAAATGACAATCAAATAACCTGAGCTTGCAAGATGAAAATAATTGTACACTGTTGACCAACCACCACGGACGCATCATTCAAACCTTCACCCATTACTTCTATAATTTCCTTAATACCTCGGTCCTCCCTGGGCGGGTGTTCTAGACCCGAGGGCTGGTGTTCTTGATCCAAGGGCCGGCGTTCTGGAGCCTAGAGCAGGGGTTCTAGAACCCATTGCGGGGGTCCTGGAACCCAGGGCGGGCGTTCGCCCGCCAAGATGCATAGGGGTTTTACCGAGGTAAATACCTGGGGTTTTGCCTTGGTGACCTTGTTCTGCAAGCTTTTCAGAGTATTGCATTTTGAATGCATTGCTGAGCTCAGTGACACCTGGAACGATAGCGTTACCAAGTTTATAGGCACCAGGAAGGACTCGAACGGGCTACATTGAGAATCACATCAGCCAGCAGTCCAACAAGTCAAGCAACGATGACATACCCAGGTTTGAATGACCCCACCGTCTTTTGTAGGCTTGCTGAGGAAGCAAAGCTTGAGGTACCCTGGTCGATCGCTGTCAACGCTGAAGCCATAGATACTTCTTCCAGGATGGGCCTGCACATAGTTCTTCAAGAAAGCATCTGAAAAATGCCATTAGTTAGCCTTAAAAGTCTTCATAATTGTCACACTCACCAAGCTCGTGTTCCGGCTTGTACTTCTCGTGCATCTGAATCTCATCAAACTTCCTCGCGGTTGCTTTGACATGGTTAATGATCAAGTCATCCAGGTCACTATACCTGTATTGACCGCCGACCATCAGGATCCTTCCCAGAGAGTATTCATTTGGCTTATCAATCTCTTGCACATCAATGTGTTGATAAACATCCTCATCAACCTTCCAGGTCACCGCAATCCGATCAGGACCCTTAGATGAGGGTCGGATGACACAATCACCTCGATGCTGGCTTGCAAGGAACTGCTCGGCCTGACCAGAATTAAGGACATGCCAGTTGGGGTGGTTGACAATACGCTGAACCTTGCCTGCTCTACGTTGCTTCTTCGCGGCGGTCGCTGCCTCGGCTGCATCTCGACGATCCTTATTGTTGTACTCCTCATCTTTGAAAGGTTGGACAAAATCGACACCTTGTCGGAGATCAGAGGGTCGAGTGGATATACGTACTTGGAAACGAGCAGGCTCAGGCATGATAACGACGCCCTTGATAGCTTGACGAGGCTTGAATACTTCATCGCAAGAGGTGACCGGCGCTTGATCCTCGTCGGCGACGTAATCTCGCTCAAGAACAGCGTCCAAACCTGATTCAAGCTGGCAGAAAACTCGAGCGGAAAGGGCTTTTCTGACAGTTGCGGTCACCTTCAATCCTCTCCCAACAGTTCTTTCAGTCTCTCCCGTAACCATAGTCACAATCTCCCAGTCAGTAGGAACGTAGAAGGGGGGTCGTCGATCAGATCGGTATCTGATCAATTCGCTAACGATCTCTCCGAGAGTGTGACGCTTATTACCTTCACCTTGTCGTTGAAGATTGAAAGCAAAATCATCTAAGTTGAGCTCTCCTAGTTTCTTCCCTCGCTTATCATCAAGCATAAGAGTCTGGACAACTTCTGACTTGTGTCGATCGGCCACATCCTCAACGTCGAGATCAAGGGCATCTTGACACATCTTTTGGGCGAACTCGTAATTTTCGGGGTGAATTCGAGTCATATCAAGAGGGTCGGGCTGCTCTTGAGTGTTTTCGGCTTCCAGCATCATGTCCTTGAGATCGGATTCTATCGTAAGGAAACCGGCAGTGTTTTCGAAGATGGTAGGTCCAAAGAGACCGAGGTCGGTGAACGCCATACGATTGATAAGGGCGCCCTGCGTATTGTCAGTGCTTGTTTTTGGTATTTACAACCTATTAACTCACATGCTTCTGAATACCATATATAACAGCATCTGCCTTTCTGGGGCCCAGACCGGCAATGTATGGCAACATTGCCCGCTGATAAGGATCAGCCACACATGAGTTAATTTCTATACCCATGAAGCAGACTGAGTTCACGAGACCTCGTTCgagatggtggagaagTTTCTCTTGAGGAATAAGCTTTTGATGATGCTCCATGAAGGTCACTGAGGCAATGTGCCTACCCAGTTTGCAATACGCATTCAAGGGATTCTGCGCATACCTCGCCAGACCCAAAGCATACCGTCCATTCAAGGGCAAGTTTGGGTGTTCCTTCTCAGCCTCTTCTGAAGCCATATACAACCTCGCGGTCGCGTCATTGACAAAGATAAGAGGAATTAGATGCGCCTTAAGTCTCTCGTCGTATTCCGCCATAGCATACTGGAATCCCTCGTGATCAGGATAAGCATCAGATACTGGAGGGTTTTGACCTAAAAGATCTATGGCGTGCTGGCGGATAGCAGCAAGAGCAGCGTCTTTGAGACGGGCAGTCTGGACAGAAAACCCGCCAATGACGATAACCTTGGGCTTTCGCTTTTCCAGCAATTCTATGAAGATTGTCTTGTCCTCTTCGTCGCGCAAGTTGTCAAATTTGGTTTGTGTGCGAACGTTACCTTCGTCATCGAGCATGACAGCCATGACGGCATCTCGGATATCACCCTTACCGTTGGTGATGGCAAGGACGGAGGGAGTTTCACCTTGCTCCATGCCCGATGAGGCGTAAGGCCGGACATTGACACGCAGTTCTAATTCTTCCCGACACCGTTCAGCAATATATTCCTCGGCCTGAGTCCTGAGATGTTCCTTAATCCACTTGGAGGCCATGGGCATCAAGTGCTTCTTCACCAATGTATTACAAGCCTCCACCCTAACTTCATTCCAGGCCGAAGCAATCTCCCCGTAGTCATTCGACCGACAACATCGGATGAGAGCATCAGTGAATGTTGCGAGCATATTTTCAGGGATGTCGAACGCAATGCTGATAAGACCCTCCTCCTCGGCCTTGAGCATGTGAATGAATTGAGGACTGTCCCTAAAAGCGAGAACAGGTTTATCGGTGAGGAACTTAAAATTGTAGTAAAGGTGATACTGGTCAATTACCGACATGCCTCTATCAGTGGCATTCACTGTAACTAGACCGCAGGCATCCATGAAGTCCCGAGCTTGCTGACGGATAGCTGGATCTTTAGACAGCTCTTGAATAAGGACAAAGCTAGCGGCAGAGAGAGCTTGCTCAGGGCTTGAGTATGCTGCACCTGTAAATTCATCCGCCAACTCGAGAGGCATCTTGTCCGGATTCATTACAGGTGCCGGCTGACCATTGACATCCTGGAAAGATGAAGCGACTTTATTGG is drawn from Cryptococcus gattii WM276 chromosome A, complete sequence and contains these coding sequences:
- a CDS encoding Hypothetical protein (Similar to TIGR gene model, INSD accession AAW41628.1; CNB04380), coding for MGNGAKAQAKRDRNTKAAAGKGDQSQLKSNAAAMTIQCVTCKAVFQGTSKQLVLQQHVDSKHPKSDIKTCFPTFAAA
- a CDS encoding Transcription initiation protein SPT6, putative (Similar to TIGR gene model, INSD accession AAW41627.1), giving the protein MSDRSGSASEGEGDEIRPYGEDRDSSEESEDDDPEEAKRIAEGFIVDEDEEDAEGEDDEEDEEAKRRRRKEEKRRRKKERRMRRGREEEELSEDELELIEENRGLREGRPLKRLRRRSGSEGSENDRAVPTLQDMFRDDEDRMEDDDDDLMDFIEEDEEDEANQGETEEQRRERRRAEKLKRREQARSRPELTGVDRSSWDEIFAVFGDGQDYDWALEGEDGIDLDEEEEAAKKDLRLEDVFDPAEIKARRLQDEDKAVANADRPERHQIVNSTLSDNPVFATDTLYPPPDFAAKWVAPKVSLRTQYLFCNQHPEGSYPIPTVDNPQPYPVYRRPDLEMEFEKAVSTALNMMFVQHLEVPYLWHYKRDVFSLLENQGQSSVLFLERDELWQVYVLGQRYRAIHERNEQTRQQWEKIKARKGDIEDEYFTKGLLGKACVTSIEAAGEGTEWLAYHYASDIKAIKEEEAFDEISKKLPEKAEHEDIRRGKIMKLVEAFGIDANKVASSFQDVNGQPAPVMNPDKMPLELADEFTGAAYSSPEQALSAASFVLIQELSKDPAIRQQARDFMDACGLVTVNATDRGMSVIDQYHLYYNFKFLTDKPVLAFRDSPQFIHMLKAEEEGLISIAFDIPENMLATFTDALIRCCRSNDYGEIASAWNEVRVEACNTLVKKHLMPMASKWIKEHLRTQAEEYIAERCREELELRVNVRPYASSGMEQGETPSVLAITNGKGDIRDAVMAVMLDDEGNVRTQTKFDNLRDEEDKTIFIELLEKRKPKVIVIGGFSVQTARLKDAALAAIRQHAIDLLGQNPPVSDAYPDHEGFQYAMAEYDERLKAHLIPLIFVNDATARLYMASEEAEKEHPNLPLNGRYALGLARYAQNPLNAYCKLGRHIASVTFMEHHQKLIPQEKLLHHLERGLVNSVCFMGIEINSCVADPYQRAMLPYIAGLGPRKADAVIYGIQKHGALINRMAFTDLGLFGPTIFENTAGFLTIESDLKDMMLEAENTQEQPDPLDMTRIHPENYEFAQKMCQDALDLDVEDVADRHKSEVVQTLMLDDKRGKKLGELNLDDFAFNLQRQGEGNKRHTLGEIVSELIRYRSDRRPPFYVPTDWEIVTMVTGETERTVGRGLKVTATVRKALSARVFCQLESGLDAVLERDYVADEDQAPVTSCDEVFKPRQAIKGVVIMPEPARFQVRISTRPSDLRQGVDFVQPFKDEEYNNKDRRDAAEAATAAKKQRRAGKVQRIVNHPNWHVLNSGQAEQFLASQHRGDCVIRPSSKGPDRIAVTWKVDEDVYQHIDVQEIDKPNEYSLGRILMVGGQYRYSDLDDLIINHVKATARKFDEIQMHEKYKPEHELDAFLKNYVQAHPGRSIYGFSVDSDRPGYLKLCFLSKPTKDGGVIQTWPVRVLPGAYKLGNAIVPGVTELSNAFKMQYSEKLAEQGHQGKTPGIYLGKTPMHLGGRTPALGSRTPAMGSRTPALGSRTPALGSRTPALGSRTPAQGGPRY